TTATCGAAAAAatagcagagagagagatacattCCTGTTTTCTAGCTCTCGATCGAGCGGCCGACTCTCGGTTCTTGATCATACGCTTATGCCGACGATCCCCCGAGCTAGTATCAGATTCCTGAACCCTCTTCTGCCCAAAAGAAGGCACGCCAGTAGAGGATGCCAAAGCCTCAAATCTGTTACTGAAAGAAGAGACATTAGAGATGGGATGCGACAGTAAATGAGAGTCGGGCCTCATTAGTGGGTCGGTGTTATCCAGAAAATGAAACTCAGAACCCGAATTCAAGCTCAAAACCGTGGCCGGAGGCGGAACCAAAGATGCAGAGCCGTAGAGAGAGGTCTCTGTAGCTGTAGAGACCATGCTGGGAGGTGGGTCTTTGCTAAAAGGTCGGGCAAGGAAGTCTTGGAGGATAACGTTGCGGAAGTTGGAGGTTGAGTGAGGACGTTGGTGGAATCTTGGGGTGGTTTCTTGGTCTTGAAGGGAAGCCAGATTGATGTCCTTCCAGACCTCTTCCATGGTTTTGGAGCTTAATCTTGCAGTTTGGTAGAAGGATGAGGGTGAAAATGGCGAAGGCGATGATCTAGAAGTAGATGTGGATGAAAGTGATTTAGAGGATGAAGATGAGACTCTATTAAGGTTTATGGTTTTGTTCAAGCTAGTTTCTTCGGAAGTACGGGCATGAGTTGAAGACAACATTTGGTGCTAAAAAAAACAGACACAGAAGTGGGGGAGcgaatgaagaagaagaaagaacacTGAGGCAGTGCTGCTGCTAAACGTGTGAATGTTGGTCATGACTAAGGAAAATGCATGTCTTTTGCGTTGTGGGAAGCGGCTGTGGGGCTGCCTCTATAAGGTTGGGGGAGGATTTCAGATTTTTAGAGCTGAGTGGACCTTTCAATTCGGCTCAGTGTCTCACTGCAGAAATTGTGTACTCTTTACTGTACTTTAATATAAGTGAGTCCGtactcttccttttttctgaAGGGTATATAGCCAAGGGTTTAATACGTTCTATAATAAGGTTTTAGAATCATCACACAACAAGCacctatatattatatacacccATTTGATTTGTCAAATAAtcattcatctcaaaattatgtttaaagtaAACTAGAATAGATGatacattattatattttgagtaatgctcgctataagttttaaatagacaaattttgtgtagatcttttgtaaaaatatggatcagtcgaatttttttttatactttttcgtagtgtgattcattttttttcaaatgaactattcgaaatttatctatttaaaatttatacaaatcattcttttttatatttttacactcatattaataaatagatttagtatgtgaaatatttattaatagaataaattataaagtaGGATTCGAATTCAAAACTGAAATTTTATCTTCTTCCAAAAGTAAAGTTTATGATATATCTTAACAGTTTACGCATTGAAGTTCATCTTAGAGGTAAAGGAGTAAAACCCTGTCGAAAATGATAGCGGAAGGAGAGACAAGAAGTTAAAGCTCGTTTATTGACACACTACATACAATATAGCAACTACGTACTGGTTGTATTGACTTTtctattaataattagtttttttttttttttttttgaaaatgaatccTCTGTATTCATTCATTGAACTATAACCTCATTACTGGATTTTTCCTTACAGATGATACTTCTAATACAATTAGGaatctcttcaatccaaactatATCAGGATGTAAAAATAAAGCTTCATGAGTTAAAACATGAGCTGCCTCATTTGCTTCCCTgtaaacaaaattaacactccAGTTCTTTATAGCTTTTAGCAACTTTTTGGCATCTTCAACTACCCtctcataaaaggaaaaatcctCTTCCCCTTTATTGACAGCATTCACTATGACTTAGGCATCACCTTTGGATAAAACTCTGTTGAAGTTGAGCTCTCTACACACTTCCATGGCTTTCCAAAGTGCAAGATATTCAGCTGTTGCAAAATCTGTCAAGAAATTTTTCTATTCTCTTGTAGCAACCAAAATCTCCCCTTCCTCATCTCTAATAACCATCCCGAGCCCCACCTTTCTATCTTTTATGGACACTGTTGCATCCCAATTTGCTTTAACAAAGGACTTTCTTGGTCTGCTCCACAGAACAACCCCTCTTTCTACTCTTGGAACTGGGGTATGTCTTGCATTTTGTTGAACGAGTTGGAACACTCTTAATTCATCTCTAGCTGCTTTTATCACTTGGCTTGGACTTTTAAAAACTCCCTCAAAGATGAACTCATTTCTTCTTAACCAGATGTTCCTCATAACCATGGCTATCTCCTCTAACACATCTTTGCTTACCTTCTCCACCAATCTGTCCCATAATTCTAATAAGTCAGTTTCATTTGAGCTCCACTTTTGTATGACAATGTTTGATTCTAACCAAACATCTGTTGCTGCTAGATAGAACCAAATTGCATGCATCACTGATTCATCATCATTCTTGCAAATTGGACATTTTGaactttctcttattttcctcAAAGACAGGTTATCTCTAGTTGCTAATAACTCATTTGTAGCTTTCCACATAAAAAAGTTTGACCTTCCTTAGAATATTCATTCCCCATTGCTTCTTTGTCCTTTGCCCTTTGAACTTTCACCCTTCATTGCTTCTTTCTTGTTCATTTCCATCTGGTATGCACTGCTAATAGAAAATTTTCCCTTCTTGGTACCTCCccaaatcattttatcttcAGAATTTAGCTTGCTAATAGGGATACTACAGATCTGCTCCACTTCTTCTTGATTGAAAATTCTTTCTATCAACTGCACATTCCATTTTCCCTCAGAGATCAACTCACTGACTTTTGCTTCCTCATCTAGTATCGAGCAAGGAGATTGCACACAGTAAGATGAGGGTGTTTGAAGCCATTTCTGCCCCCATATCCTTATACTACTCCCATCCCCAACTCTCCACCTTAAACCTTCTTTTAACAGCTTTAAAGCACCCCATACACTCCTCCATATAAATGAAGGTCTGTATCCCAACTTAGCTTCAAACAAAGAGATTGAACTGAagtatttttccttgaaaatctTGGTTGCCATACTCCCTGGATTCTGTAAGAACCTCCATTCTTGTTTGGCCAACAGAGCCACATTAAAGCTCTCGAGATCTCTGAAACCCAAGCCTCCCCTCCCTTTTGATTTTCCAAGATTTTCCCAATTGCACCAGTGAATTCTGCTGCTGTTAGACTGGTTGCCCCACCAGAAATTTGTCATAAGTGAGTTTAATTCCTTACACAGGTTCTTTGAAAGTTTAAACACACTCATAGTATATTTTGGGATTGCTTGTAatactgccttgatcaaaaccTTCTTGCCTGCTGAAGAAAGAAATGAGTTCTTCCAATTGctaatcatcttccacactctttcttttataccTCTAAATGTATTGTACTTGGATTTTCCTACTACAGGAGGCaaacccaaatatttttcatagctACCTTTCATCACTGAGCCTCCTAACACCAAgatcttccttttttcttcagCCCCTGAGTTAGAGctaaaaaaaacttgttttcTCCTTGTTCAAAAATTGCCCAGATGCTTTTTCATACTTCAGTAATAATTCTTGGATTTTTATCCATTCATCTGCTAAAACTCTTCCAAACAAAATGCAGTCATCTGTAAAAAGTAAATGGTTTACACGAGTTCCACTTCTTGCTACAGTTACTTCTCTTGTGTAACTCTTCATGTCTGACTGATTTAGCAGTGCACTAAGCCCCTCAGCACACAAAATGAAAAGGTATGGAGACAATGGGTCACCCTGTCTCAAACCTCTCATAGGGTAGAATCTTGACCCAGGGCTTCCATTGATTAAAACAGAATAGCTCACAGTTGAAACACACTTCATAATGAGTTCAATTCATTTCCTGCCAAATCCCAACTTCCCCATGACAGCCTCTAGATAACACCATTCAATCTTATCATAAGCTTTAGACATATTTAGTTTGATAGCCATATTCcctacttttccttttttcctagCTTTCATTGAATGAAGCACCTTATATGCCACCATTATATTATCAATAATCAATCTTCCAGGGATAAAAGTACTTTGGTTGGGTGAAATTACTACATTCAGAAATTTTTTCAACCTATTTGCCAAGACTTTTGACATGATCTTATAAGCAACATTACAAAGACTTATAGGCCTATAGTCACTGGCCACTTTTGGATCTTTAACCTTAGGAATGAGTGCAAGAAAAGTATAATTCATAGAGGGAATCAGAGCATTACCATTGAGCCATGACAGGACAGCTTTGCACACTTCATCACCTACTACATGCCAATGCTTTTGATAAAAACATGGTCCAAATCCATCTGGACCTGGTGATTTTAATGGAGCCATTTGTTTAAGAGCTTTCTCGACCTCTCCTCTGGTAAAAATTTTTGTTAGGAAAATGTTCATATCATCTGTCACACAGGGTACCACCTCCCTCAAGCTATCTTCAATATCTTCAAAACTCGGGTCTGAGGAGGTgaaaagattatgaaaatagtTGTTAAAAACCATTTCAACCTTCTCAGGATTGGTCTACCTcatattataatcataaaaaatctgcttgatcatattctttttcctcctttggtTTGCACAACTATGGAAGAACTTTATATTTCGGTCCCCATGATTGTACCAATCCATCTTAGCCCTTTGCCTCCACATCAAGTCCTCCATCTCAAGACAGGTCCCTATCTCCTCTTGAATTTTCTTTATCTCCACCATATTGTGACTCCCTATTTTTTAAgcttttctgttttttcctttAGAAGTCTCCCCTTATCTTGAACAATCTTCCTACTCCACCTTTGAAAAGCTCCTCTACTATCTTCCAGTAGCATCTGCAAATCCATGTCTATGTCCCTCCCTGTTGTTCTCACTTGCCAAGCTCTTTTTATAACTTCTTCACAATCTTCCTCCAAAGACCATCTGGCCTCATATCGGAACAGCCTCTTCCTTTTCCATACATTGGTATTTTCCTGGTTCAAATATAATAAGATGGGTCTATGATCAGAGCACCTAGCTGCAAGAACCTCCACCCACCCTTCCCTAAACATCATTTTCCACCTTAAATTAGCTACTGCTCTATCAAGCCTCTCCTTGGTAAAGGTCTCATCCCCATGTTTATTTCTCCACGTAAATTTATCACCCCTCCACCCCAAGTCAAACAGACCTCCCTTCTCCAATGCTTCTGCAAGAACCTCCACCCACCCTTCCCTAAACATCATTTTCCACCTTAAATTAGCTACTGCTCTATCAAGCCTCTCCTTGGTAAAGGTCTCATCCCCATGTTTATTTCTCCACGTAAATTTATCACCCCTCCACCCCAAGTCAAACAGACCTCCCTTCTCCAATGCTTCTCTAAACCTGCCCATTTGTTTCTCTAGTCTTGGTTTGccccattttttttcatcatgtGTCAAAACTTCATTGAAATCCCCCACCACACACCAACCAACCTCGTCTATTGGTCTCAAAGATACCAACAACTGCCAAGCTTCTGCCCTCAGTCTAGTTTCAGGCTGCCCATAGAAGCCTGTCAACAACCATCTCTCATTCCCTTCTTCATTTGTAATCCAAGCATTAATGTGTCTTTTGGAATAGTTTAAAATTTCCACTTTCGTGGTCTAATCCCAAAGTAACATTAATCCCCCTTTCCCTCCCTCAGGTTCCACTACAAAACAGCCCTCACTCCTCACTCTTCTTTTAATACTATCACATTTTCCACTCCTCAACTTTGTTTCCATGAGGAATATCACATTTGGCCTATTTTCCTTTACCAATTGGCAAAGGtcttgaactgtccgagggttgccaagccctcggcagttctaGCTAAGAGTTTTCATAATGATTGGTGGGGCTGTCCACCAGCCTCCACCAATATTTGTGACTCTTCATGCACCTCACAACAGGTACTTTTTAACCTCTTCCTCCCCCTTTCCTCCTCATTTCCTTCAACAATAGGGCTAAATAATCTCTTAGAAAGGCTTGACACTATGAGAAATGGTTATGTCACCTTGTTCTCTTGCTCTTCTCTTCCAAGCTCCTTTAGAATTTCCTCTCCCCCTCATCAAACTTTTACTATTTTCAGCTCCCTCTCTCAGTAAACTCCTCTCTTCCCTCCCTTCCTCACTTAATATTTCTTGACtctcttttgtattttccttcACTCCCTTATTTGCTGGTGGACAGTCCAACATACTCCCCTCCCTTTCAATTTTCCTTGCCTCTTGACCTACCTCCCTCCCTACCTCGATTCCTGAATCTGACTCTACCCCTCCCTGAGCTTCATTCTGCTCTGGTAGTACCTCCTTCACCTTCATTATTACTGCTGGTTCACCTTTCTCATTGCTAGCTCTATTTCTAATCGGGCTCCTTCTACTCTCTCCTTGCTTTTGGAACTTAGCTCTCACCCTAGCCCTCATCCAAGCACCAAACTGTATCTCCTCCTCATCCTTCCCCTTGCATCCTACGTCCTCGTGGATAATGCACCCACACCTAAAGCAGAAATGTGGAAGTTTCTTGTATTTAACAGGTATCCATAGAACTTGCCCTGTTATAGTAATGGTTCTTCCCCTAGCCAATGGTTTTTTCAAGTCTAATTCTGTAAGGATTCATAGAAAGGACCCCAACCACTTCCATCAAGCAGAGTCTCCACTTCCAGGACTCTACCAATAGTCTCTCCCATCACCTCTCCTCTATCCTTATTCATACATGCTAAGGGTAAATTGTGTAGTTGAATCCACATCATTTCTCTGCTAAAATCCATCTTTTGTGGAGGGATAGAGCCATTCAACTGCATTATCACAAATATCTGGTTACCAAATaaccatggcctgccttgaagAATACGTTGTTTATCAGCTTGGTTGGCAAAAGTTATAACAAACATATTTGTTCCCACCTCTTGGAACTGAGCTTTTCTACTAATTCTCCACACTTTTGCCATTGTATTTTCTATCACCATCCTGCTAATGCTTCTCTCCACCCAAACTTTCCCTACCAAATTGCAATCTTCCTTGTTTTTCAATTCCTCTGGTATCTCATCATCCAAATCGATGCATTTAGTTTCCTCCTCCGTTAGTTTCATACTTTCCCACATCTTCTCTAGCTCATTCATGTTTTCCCCCTTGCTAGCCACCCTCACTACCAGAAAACTATGGAAAAACCAGCGTCACCTCCTTTAACGACCACTTTTCTGCCACCTTCAGTACTCCCACTCAGCCGTAACAAATCCGTTGTGCACGTTCCTTACGTCTCTGCCACCTCCAATTCTGTTAGAATATTTTGTGGACCCCACTTCACCCCACTCCCCTTCtcgagagaaaaaaagagagagagaagactgATCACGAGTGGAAAACCACTTAAAgtctttattaataattagttgGACATTGTttaggggtgttcatccgggttccgacCCGAGAATTCGGGTATACCCAGATCGTGTTGGTCCAGGTTTTACAATCCGGGCTGGAACCCGGAACCGGAATCCGATTTTCCGgattttggaccggaccgggAAAAAACCCGGCCCGTATGAACAGTGCTAACATTGTTAAGttcttaattatattattatatttttaattttatctataattttattgtgtacaGTTATTTAAacgtgatatttttttttattattacaaaaatacatatgaatataagaatattaaaataagagtaatgttacgtacAGTCTCAATTTGAGAACTGCAATACACGcctagttaattttatcttcaaatttttgcaaaattataataatatccttatcaaaatgatactttttttcatttaataaagggcTTGTACATGTAGTCCCTATTTagggactgcaaatagaatttctcttaaaataataagagtaatatacatacaatcgtgaagtgtaCAAGCGTCGTGCAATAGcttaatttgaaaaagagtggggtccactattaaaaaaataatttttttcatttggtttcgtactcatttattttttttttttaaaatgattatgtagTACTTACATACTTACAATTACAACTAtcatctttttaataataataatgaacaaAACAGTATAAGTGCAAAAGATGTACGGTAGAGACAGAATGAAATGGTAAGTAAAAGAGATAAAAAGTAAGACAGGCATACAATGAAGTGGTAATAaagtttcttttaatttaatttaaataataaaaataaatgatgtaaCTCAAGTAGATCATGAGTTTTGTGATTCAAAAAT
This genomic interval from Juglans microcarpa x Juglans regia isolate MS1-56 chromosome 4D, Jm3101_v1.0, whole genome shotgun sequence contains the following:
- the LOC121260116 gene encoding uncharacterized protein LOC121260116 → MHAIWFYLAATDVWLESNIVIQKWSSNETDLLELWDRLVEKVSKDVLEEIAMVMRNIWLRRNEFIFEGVFKSPSQVIKAARDELRVFQLVQQNARHTPVPRVERGVVLWSRPRKSFVKANWDATVSIKDRKVGLGMVIRDEEGEILVATRE
- the LOC121259124 gene encoding protein FD isoform X2, with amino-acid sequence MLSSTHARTSEETSLNKTINLNRVSSSSSKSLSSTSTSRSSPSPFSPSSFYQTARLSSKTMEEVWKDINLASLQDQETTPRFHQRPHSTSNFRNVILQDFLARPFSKDPPPSMVSTATETSLYGSASLVPPPATVLSLNSGSEFHFLDNTDPLMRPDSHLLSHPISNVSSFSNRFEALASSTGVPSFGQKRVQESDTSSGDRRHKRMIKNRESAARSRARKQAYTNELELEVAHLMEENARLKKQQEQLRLAAATQLRKKHSLQRTLTAPF
- the LOC121259124 gene encoding protein FD isoform X1, translating into MLSSTHARTSEETSLNKTINLNRVSSSSSKSLSSTSTSRSSPSPFSPSSFYQTARLSSKTMEEVWKDINLASLQDQETTPRFHQRPHSTSNFRNVILQDFLARPFSKDPPPSMVSTATETSLYGSASLVPPPATVLSLNSGSEFHFLDNTDPLMRPDSHLLSHPISNVSSFSNRFEALASSTGVPSFGQKRVQESDTSSGDRRHKRMIKNRESAARSRARKQAYTNELELEVAHLMEENARLKKQQEQISCSYPTSQKALAPANVNGSILRTLGACFPFNKSLSLLHQRC